One window of Chloroflexus aggregans DSM 9485 genomic DNA carries:
- the fahA gene encoding fumarylacetoacetase, which produces MPLQSFVSITPDSDFPLENLPYGVFRLRSGGTARVGVAIGEYVLDLAVLDEAGLLASTPVAGQGLFTRDSLNGFMAAGPAAWQAVRNTLQRLLAADEPTLRDHQPLRDAALIRQSEVELLLPVQIGDFTDFYSSLYHATNTGKMLRPDSPPLYPNWRHMPVAYHGRASTVVVSGTPIRRPCGQIKPSRSPEPFFSPSRALDFEVELAMVIGVGSELGVPVPIAQAEEHIFGFVILNDWSARDIQGWEYQPLGPFLSKNFATTISPWVVPLAALEPFRCSGEPQDPPPLSYLQPPRPGHFDVTLEVWLNDTRICQTNARHLYWSFAQQLAHHTVNGCRLRPGDLMGSGTISGPTKESRGCLFELTWRGTEPIQLADGSTRRWLEDGDTVTMRAWAQGDGYRIGFGEATGTIVANSP; this is translated from the coding sequence ATGCCACTGCAAAGCTTTGTTTCTATTACACCTGACAGTGATTTTCCGCTCGAAAATCTGCCCTACGGTGTCTTCCGTCTGCGTAGTGGCGGTACGGCGCGGGTCGGGGTGGCGATTGGTGAATACGTGCTCGATCTCGCAGTGCTCGATGAGGCCGGTTTGTTGGCTTCGACGCCGGTGGCCGGGCAAGGGTTGTTTACCCGTGATTCCCTTAACGGATTTATGGCTGCGGGTCCGGCGGCGTGGCAGGCAGTGCGCAACACGCTGCAACGGCTGCTCGCTGCCGATGAGCCAACGTTACGCGATCACCAGCCGCTGCGCGACGCCGCGCTGATCCGGCAAAGCGAGGTTGAGCTGCTGCTGCCGGTGCAGATCGGCGATTTCACCGACTTCTATTCGTCGCTTTACCATGCCACCAACACCGGCAAGATGCTGCGTCCCGATAGTCCTCCACTTTACCCGAATTGGCGGCATATGCCGGTAGCGTACCATGGTCGGGCTAGTACCGTGGTAGTTAGCGGTACACCGATTCGCCGTCCCTGTGGTCAGATCAAGCCGTCGCGTAGCCCAGAACCGTTCTTTTCACCGTCACGTGCCCTCGATTTCGAGGTTGAGTTGGCGATGGTTATCGGTGTGGGTAGCGAGTTAGGGGTGCCGGTACCGATTGCGCAGGCTGAAGAGCACATCTTTGGCTTTGTGATCCTCAATGACTGGAGCGCGCGTGATATTCAGGGGTGGGAGTATCAGCCGCTTGGCCCCTTCTTGTCAAAGAATTTTGCGACAACGATTAGCCCGTGGGTAGTTCCACTCGCAGCACTCGAACCGTTCCGCTGTAGTGGTGAGCCGCAAGACCCGCCACCGTTGTCGTATCTGCAACCGCCACGACCGGGACATTTTGATGTCACGCTCGAAGTTTGGCTCAACGATACGCGCATCTGCCAGACCAATGCTCGTCATCTGTACTGGAGCTTTGCCCAGCAGCTTGCACATCATACGGTGAATGGTTGTCGGTTGCGGCCCGGTGACCTTATGGGTTCGGGAACGATCAGTGGTCCAACGAAGGAGTCGCGGGGTTGTTTGTTTGAGTTGACGTGGCGTGGTACCGAGCCGATCCAACTGGCCGATGGTTCAACGCGGCGTTGGTTGGAGGATGGCGATACGGTAACGATGCGCGCATGGGCGCAGGGTGATGGGTACCGCATCGGGTTTGGCGAGGCGACGGGGACGATCGTGGCAAATTCACCGTAG
- a CDS encoding RAMP superfamily CRISPR-associated protein: MTWDYFVFLVQNTEQETLARPEGLSGGFVDEVSVQFCKGDNKDNKEDARNRYMQHASGTLNLISQTSQASQTSQASQTLQIKPTFTSLPSATWLAFQVNFELLTPWYSKDDRVFHLLDNPVRKDRVFGVPFMAASSWKGMLRWVCRMQAGLREHLEKQGGKMDDWRDPDWILHLFGNEKGEGEEFSRGALVLYPTWFDKIGFEVINPHSRERRAGTQPIYYEVVPGRRPKGNNSDKYEKGGKGTLSLLYAPWPGMKPAANPQDVIPKLLEAVEKLLTTYGISAKRTVGWGTAKITEWRAFHKTHGSSTQKQSRNDLWQDIQSWLS, from the coding sequence ATGACTTGGGATTATTTTGTTTTTCTGGTTCAAAACACTGAACAAGAAACTCTGGCGCGCCCTGAGGGGCTTTCGGGCGGCTTTGTGGATGAGGTGTCGGTGCAGTTCTGCAAGGGGGATAATAAAGATAATAAAGAAGACGCTCGGAATCGCTATATGCAACACGCAAGTGGGACTTTAAACCTGATTTCGCAGACTTCACAGGCTTCGCAGACTTCACAGGCTTCGCAGACTTTGCAGATCAAGCCCACCTTCACGTCCCTCCCTTCCGCCACCTGGCTCGCCTTCCAGGTCAATTTTGAACTCCTCACCCCCTGGTACTCCAAAGACGACCGGGTCTTTCACCTACTGGACAACCCGGTGCGCAAGGACCGGGTGTTTGGCGTGCCCTTCATGGCTGCCTCTTCCTGGAAGGGGATGCTGCGCTGGGTCTGCCGGATGCAGGCCGGACTGCGCGAGCACCTGGAAAAGCAAGGTGGAAAAATGGACGACTGGCGCGACCCGGACTGGATTCTGCATCTCTTTGGCAACGAAAAAGGCGAGGGTGAGGAGTTCAGCCGGGGCGCATTGGTTCTTTACCCCACCTGGTTCGACAAGATCGGCTTTGAGGTGATCAACCCCCACAGTCGGGAGCGCCGCGCCGGTACCCAGCCCATCTACTATGAGGTGGTGCCGGGAAGACGCCCGAAGGGAAATAACTCAGATAAATATGAGAAAGGTGGAAAAGGCACGCTTTCCCTCCTCTACGCCCCCTGGCCGGGCATGAAGCCCGCAGCGAATCCCCAGGATGTGATTCCTAAACTGCTGGAAGCCGTTGAAAAGCTCCTCACCACCTACGGCATCTCCGCCAAGCGCACCGTCGGCTGGGGCACGGCAAAGATCACGGAGTGGCGTGCTTTCCACAAAACGCACGGAAGCAGCACGCAGAAGCAGAGTCGCAATGATCTCTGGCAAGACATACAGAGCTGGTTATCTTGA
- the cmr4 gene encoding type III-B CRISPR module RAMP protein Cmr4 produces MASYEKFIQIGMALDPIHVGTGGARIGRVDLTIVRDPVTQVPKIPGSSLAGVYRTYVAMARQEANPNRQVNGKPKPYYPDCAGLGLDANRGHCRQPDCPVCTVFGFASGAGQAGGFAGLAAFTDAHVLLFPVPTRRGPMWVTCPMVLRLVGLEVNGVEDDAVYLQSSSNNRLNLGWLLLQVKTCAQMNTITSQLQIPDYIRDRLALVPDRLFAHIVNSNLEVRTSVSIDPATGAAEEGALFSYEALPRGTVLVWEIIAKNPAHFNIGGKPITLSAAQAPTASAGAAQAPTAPAGAAQAPTASAGVAQAPTAPAGAAQAPTAPAGVAQAPTAPAGAAQAPTASAGAAQAPTAPAGAAQAPTASAGAAQAPTASAGAAQAPTAPAGANPAAVHDVTKQAHPYLEHLGIGGMGTRGMGRVKVIHPNQSPSNQSGSVASGQTTSSTSQGGGQP; encoded by the coding sequence ATGGCGAGTTACGAGAAATTTATCCAGATCGGCATGGCGCTCGATCCTATCCACGTAGGGACCGGCGGCGCCCGCATTGGCCGGGTGGACCTGACCATCGTCCGCGACCCGGTTACCCAGGTGCCCAAAATCCCCGGCTCCAGCCTGGCAGGGGTGTACCGGACCTATGTGGCGATGGCAAGACAGGAGGCGAATCCAAACAGACAGGTAAACGGAAAGCCCAAACCCTATTACCCCGACTGCGCCGGCCTGGGTCTGGATGCGAACCGCGGCCACTGCCGCCAGCCCGATTGCCCGGTCTGCACCGTCTTCGGCTTCGCTAGCGGCGCGGGCCAGGCGGGCGGCTTTGCCGGCCTGGCTGCCTTCACCGACGCTCACGTGCTTCTCTTCCCGGTGCCCACGCGCCGAGGACCGATGTGGGTAACCTGCCCGATGGTCCTGCGCTTGGTTGGGTTGGAGGTCAACGGAGTGGAAGATGATGCAGTTTACCTGCAAAGTAGTTCCAATAATCGCCTCAACCTAGGCTGGCTTCTGTTGCAGGTAAAAACATGTGCTCAAATGAACACAATAACTAGTCAACTTCAAATCCCTGATTACATCCGCGACCGCCTGGCGTTGGTGCCCGACCGCCTCTTTGCCCACATCGTCAACAGCAACCTGGAGGTGCGCACCTCGGTTTCTATCGATCCGGCCACCGGCGCAGCCGAGGAAGGAGCGTTGTTCTCTTACGAAGCCCTGCCGCGGGGCACCGTGCTGGTGTGGGAGATCATTGCCAAGAACCCGGCGCATTTCAACATTGGCGGAAAACCTATTACGTTAAGCGCGGCTCAGGCTCCGACGGCTTCGGCAGGCGCGGCTCAGGCTCCGACGGCTCCGGCAGGCGCGGCTCAGGCTCCGACGGCTTCGGCAGGCGTGGCTCAGGCTCCGACGGCTCCGGCAGGCGCGGCTCAGGCTCCGACGGCTCCGGCAGGCGTGGCTCAGGCTCCGACGGCTCCGGCAGGCGCGGCTCAGGCTCCGACGGCTTCGGCAGGCGCGGCTCAGGCTCCGACGGCTCCGGCAGGCGCGGCTCAGGCTCCGACGGCTTCGGCAGGCGCGGCTCAGGCTCCGACGGCTTCGGCAGGCGCGGCTCAGGCTCCGACGGCTCCGGCAGGTGCCAACCCGGCTGCCGTTCACGATGTAACCAAGCAAGCCCACCCCTACCTGGAACACCTGGGCATCGGCGGCATGGGCACCCGGGGCATGGGGCGGGTGAAGGTGATTCACCCGAATCAATCGCCTTCCAATCAAAGCGGTTCGGTCGCTTCAGGACAGACAACCTCGTCTACCAGCCAGGGAGGAGGTCAACCATGA
- a CDS encoding DUF4276 family protein encodes MKQVLVYVEGQTEETFVRDVLAPHLFTTCSISVIPTLARTKRTKSGQTFKGGIVSYGQVKKDLRNLLNTPNVALVTTMIDYYGLPDDFPGISTLPTGTLYERVLALQDAFAMDIGSRRFLPFLVLHEFEALVLTGPKHLADVLPQYKAKLADLQRDINGLPPEEINDGDTTHPAARIRQYFPGYQKRLHGPLLVQKIGIETIRDKCPHFHDWLTRLESLCTQQEGR; translated from the coding sequence ATGAAGCAGGTGCTTGTTTATGTGGAAGGGCAAACCGAGGAGACTTTCGTGCGCGACGTGTTAGCGCCACATCTATTCACAACCTGCTCCATCTCCGTAATTCCTACGCTAGCCCGGACCAAACGAACCAAATCCGGCCAGACGTTTAAAGGAGGTATTGTTTCCTACGGGCAGGTGAAAAAAGATCTTCGTAATCTCCTAAATACACCTAACGTAGCATTAGTGACTACAATGATTGATTACTACGGATTACCAGATGACTTTCCGGGAATATCGACATTGCCAACCGGTACACTCTACGAAAGGGTACTCGCATTGCAAGATGCATTTGCCATGGACATTGGGAGCCGACGATTTTTGCCCTTTCTTGTCTTGCACGAGTTCGAAGCTCTCGTTCTGACCGGACCGAAACATCTTGCCGATGTCTTGCCTCAGTATAAAGCCAAGCTTGCCGATCTCCAGAGAGATATTAACGGTTTGCCACCAGAAGAAATCAACGACGGCGACACCACCCATCCTGCTGCCCGCATCCGGCAATATTTTCCCGGCTATCAAAAACGTTTACACGGTCCGTTACTAGTCCAAAAAATCGGGATTGAAACCATTCGAGACAAATGTCCGCATTTTCACGATTGGTTAACCCGATTAGAATCACTATGCACACAACAGGAGGGAAGATAA
- the cmr4 gene encoding type III-B CRISPR module RAMP protein Cmr4: MATYQRQRYLLMTIDPVHIGTGGYRLGRVDNSIVREPGTRVPKIPGTSLHGAARSYAAQLYETPEAAGQSQDKVENPDQNPVCYTFGYIKKTGNGNNVTAYSGVVNIFDAHVLLFPVYSMTGPVWVTTLGRLCEAGFTVKHNGAALATEPQTGTALLTWDRKDVLNLGWLMVNVAGKAEVTAPNVWQNEQRWQAVANRIVLVSESLFSHVVNSNLEVRTSVAIDPGRGAAEEGALFTYEALPRATFLTTEVVLDDYREAFPKDKCGQGKTDKNNPLPGDPWNCPLDVVKAGLRMIEWLGVGGMGTRGFGRLAIVGEPLK, from the coding sequence ATGGCAACCTACCAACGACAACGATATCTGTTGATGACGATTGATCCGGTTCACATCGGCACCGGCGGGTACCGGCTCGGTCGGGTGGACAACAGCATCGTGCGCGAACCGGGCACCCGCGTGCCCAAAATCCCCGGTACCAGCCTGCACGGCGCGGCCCGTTCGTATGCGGCCCAACTCTACGAGACACCCGAAGCCGCCGGGCAAAGCCAGGACAAGGTGGAGAATCCCGACCAGAATCCGGTCTGCTACACCTTCGGCTACATCAAGAAGACGGGCAATGGCAACAACGTGACAGCCTACTCCGGCGTCGTCAATATCTTTGACGCCCACGTGCTGCTCTTCCCGGTCTATTCGATGACCGGGCCGGTGTGGGTGACGACGCTCGGACGGCTGTGCGAGGCCGGTTTTACCGTGAAGCACAACGGCGCCGCTCTTGCTACCGAACCGCAGACCGGCACGGCCTTGCTTACCTGGGATCGGAAAGATGTCCTGAACCTCGGTTGGTTGATGGTCAATGTGGCCGGCAAAGCAGAGGTGACTGCACCAAACGTATGGCAGAATGAACAACGCTGGCAGGCCGTGGCCAACCGCATTGTGCTGGTGAGCGAATCCCTCTTCAGCCACGTGGTCAACAGCAACCTCGAAGTGCGCACGTCGGTGGCAATTGATCCGGGACGCGGCGCAGCGGAGGAGGGGGCGCTCTTCACCTACGAAGCGCTGCCGCGCGCGACCTTCCTGACGACAGAGGTGGTGCTGGATGATTATCGAGAAGCGTTTCCCAAAGACAAATGTGGTCAAGGAAAGACTGACAAGAACAACCCGTTGCCCGGCGACCCATGGAACTGCCCGCTCGACGTGGTCAAAGCCGGTTTGCGCATGATCGAATGGCTGGGCGTGGGCGGCATGGGCACACGCGGGTTTGGCCGGCTGGCTATCGTCGGTGAACCGCTGAAGTAA
- a CDS encoding AAA family ATPase yields the protein MVERIVVKGYKSIREAEINLRPVNVLIGANGAGKSNFIGLFQFMNRVVNQGMQVYVAQAGGADQLLHYGRKITEQICLELWFSRPNNLANGYECTLLPTDDDLLVFKEEVVYFHDRNEYDHPYESRRSSQVHHETLLLDWQRNGDRVAYHVLRALASWQLYHFHDTSPSARMKQTGDIHDNLFLRPDASNLAAYLYVLRETEEAYYRNIVDTIRLVAPFFGDFVLRPSPFNPAKIRLEWQERGSDALFGPHVFSDGTLRFICLATLFLQPPERFPATIVLDEPELGLHPYAIAILADMVRSAAEHTQIILATQSVTLVNQFEPDDILVVDRVQGETLFSRLEKEQMASWLEDYGLGDLWEKNLLRGRPAR from the coding sequence ATGGTAGAGCGCATTGTCGTAAAGGGTTATAAATCCATTCGGGAAGCCGAAATCAACCTGCGCCCGGTCAACGTCCTCATTGGCGCCAATGGCGCAGGCAAATCCAACTTCATTGGCCTGTTCCAGTTTATGAACCGCGTTGTCAATCAGGGTATGCAAGTCTACGTAGCGCAGGCCGGCGGCGCCGATCAACTTCTGCACTATGGCCGTAAAATAACCGAGCAGATATGCCTTGAACTTTGGTTTTCCAGGCCCAATAATCTGGCAAACGGTTATGAATGTACGCTGCTCCCAACCGATGATGACCTACTGGTCTTTAAAGAAGAGGTTGTCTACTTCCATGACCGAAACGAATATGATCACCCTTATGAAAGTCGGCGTTCATCACAGGTACATCATGAAACGTTACTTCTAGACTGGCAGCGAAATGGTGACCGGGTTGCGTATCATGTTTTGCGCGCATTGGCCTCTTGGCAACTGTATCATTTTCACGATACCAGTCCATCAGCTCGCATGAAACAAACCGGAGACATCCACGATAACCTCTTTTTAAGACCAGATGCGTCTAACCTGGCAGCGTATCTCTACGTTTTGCGTGAAACTGAAGAAGCGTATTATCGCAATATCGTGGATACTATCCGTCTCGTCGCGCCTTTTTTTGGTGATTTCGTGCTGCGCCCGTCACCATTCAATCCGGCAAAAATTCGTCTAGAGTGGCAGGAGCGCGGTTCCGATGCGCTCTTTGGCCCGCATGTCTTTTCAGATGGCACGCTGCGTTTTATCTGTCTGGCAACGCTCTTTTTACAGCCACCCGAACGGTTTCCGGCTACCATCGTGCTCGATGAGCCGGAACTAGGGTTACATCCTTACGCTATCGCTATCTTGGCCGACATGGTGCGCAGTGCGGCGGAGCATACGCAGATTATCTTAGCCACGCAGTCAGTTACCCTCGTTAATCAGTTCGAACCGGACGACATTTTGGTCGTAGATCGTGTCCAAGGGGAAACACTATTCAGCCGACTGGAAAAAGAGCAGATGGCATCTTGGCTGGAAGATTACGGACTCGGCGATCTGTGGGAAAAGAATCTACTGAGAGGACGACCGGCGCGATGA
- a CDS encoding ferritin: MLSEKILQALNRQITYEYAASYTYLATAAYFESLSLTGFAHWFRVQSEEEREHALRFFDYVNDRGGRVMLGAIDEPQNEFASPLDAFEYALAHEQRVTASINAIYALAAQENDYATMSMLKWFIDEQVEEEKSVDEIIRHLKLVGDDGVGLLLLDRQLAERTGDES, translated from the coding sequence ATGCTTAGTGAAAAGATTTTGCAGGCGCTAAACCGCCAAATTACCTACGAGTATGCCGCATCGTACACCTATTTGGCAACGGCCGCCTACTTCGAGTCACTCTCGCTGACCGGATTTGCGCACTGGTTTCGGGTACAGAGTGAAGAGGAGCGCGAACATGCATTGCGCTTTTTTGATTATGTGAACGACCGTGGTGGACGGGTCATGTTGGGGGCGATTGACGAACCGCAGAACGAATTTGCTTCGCCACTCGATGCGTTTGAGTATGCGTTGGCCCACGAGCAGCGCGTGACTGCGTCGATCAATGCGATCTATGCTCTCGCAGCTCAAGAAAATGACTATGCCACAATGAGCATGCTCAAGTGGTTTATTGATGAACAAGTTGAGGAAGAGAAGAGTGTGGATGAAATCATTCGCCATCTTAAACTTGTCGGTGACGACGGCGTTGGTCTGCTGCTACTTGATCGGCAGTTGGCAGAACGAACCGGTGACGAATCGTAA
- a CDS encoding gamma-glutamylcyclotransferase family protein, producing the protein MDQWYFAYGSNLSKEQMEKRIGSSREAQVARLTGYRLVFNKRSDDGTGKANIVPAAGATVWGVVYRCSHDDLQKIDRYEGVKGGHYQRHAIRVQLDSGEELDAVTYVAGEKFLAAESLKPSTEYLETIIRGARQHRLPDDYIRSIEALAGL; encoded by the coding sequence ATGGATCAGTGGTACTTTGCCTACGGCAGTAATCTATCGAAGGAACAGATGGAAAAGCGCATCGGTTCCAGCAGGGAGGCGCAGGTAGCGCGGCTCACCGGGTACCGGCTGGTGTTCAACAAGCGCAGCGACGATGGTACAGGTAAGGCGAACATCGTTCCAGCCGCAGGCGCGACCGTCTGGGGTGTTGTGTACCGGTGCAGTCATGATGATCTCCAAAAGATAGATCGGTATGAGGGAGTGAAGGGTGGGCACTATCAGCGACATGCGATTCGGGTCCAACTTGACAGTGGTGAGGAGCTAGATGCAGTGACATACGTAGCCGGGGAGAAGTTTCTCGCCGCCGAGTCACTCAAGCCGAGCACTGAGTATCTTGAGACGATCATCAGAGGAGCGCGCCAGCATCGGCTACCGGACGACTACATCCGCAGTATTGAAGCATTGGCGGGTTTGTAA
- a CDS encoding NYN domain-containing protein translates to MDDTETFDAPTSTPMERTPMPFNTAIFYDIENLIKGYGFSTQTITNVSLKEILTALRQTGKIGHIAVQRAYANWSDPRLGVMRDEINELGIDPIQVFGFAREPKRNAADVQLAIDAIDLAYIRPGLDVFVIVSGDGGFAALAKKLHEYGKTVIGCAYRSAVNKTFQAVCDEFVWITDTEEKVQPAHTPGQIRVTDPRNIRLAEQVVKVTEPTPENIVAKTREILDWYAQNAATSVDLVQKGIALSVIKEAVMYAIPDFQPGRLGFAKFIEYMQFVCRGTSYCIVRLPTSQVVLALRRAVPNGSEVLPDLDAQDGDAVEG, encoded by the coding sequence ATGGACGACACAGAGACGTTTGACGCGCCTACATCAACACCGATGGAGCGAACACCGATGCCGTTCAATACCGCCATCTTTTACGATATCGAGAACCTTATCAAGGGCTACGGTTTCTCAACCCAGACGATCACCAACGTGTCGCTCAAGGAGATACTCACCGCACTTCGGCAGACGGGTAAGATCGGCCATATCGCTGTGCAGCGCGCTTATGCCAATTGGAGCGATCCTCGCCTTGGCGTTATGCGCGATGAAATCAATGAACTTGGTATCGATCCGATCCAGGTCTTCGGATTTGCCAGAGAACCGAAGCGGAATGCAGCCGATGTGCAACTTGCGATTGATGCCATCGATCTCGCGTATATCCGTCCTGGTCTCGACGTGTTTGTGATTGTATCCGGTGATGGCGGATTTGCCGCTCTGGCCAAGAAGTTGCACGAATACGGCAAGACGGTCATCGGTTGCGCCTACCGTTCGGCAGTCAACAAGACGTTTCAAGCGGTGTGTGACGAATTCGTTTGGATTACCGACACGGAAGAGAAGGTTCAGCCGGCACACACCCCCGGTCAGATCAGGGTCACCGACCCGCGCAATATTCGCCTCGCCGAGCAGGTGGTGAAAGTGACCGAGCCTACACCAGAGAACATTGTCGCCAAAACCAGAGAAATCTTAGATTGGTACGCGCAGAATGCAGCAACATCGGTCGATTTGGTTCAGAAAGGGATAGCACTTTCGGTCATCAAAGAAGCTGTCATGTATGCCATTCCCGACTTTCAACCGGGCAGATTGGGATTTGCGAAGTTTATCGAATATATGCAGTTCGTTTGCCGGGGAACGAGCTACTGCATCGTGCGTCTGCCCACTTCACAGGTCGTGCTCGCCCTGCGCCGCGCCGTTCCCAATGGGAGTGAGGTGCTGCCGGATTTGGATGCACAGGATGGAGATGCGGTTGAAGGTTAG
- a CDS encoding M20 family metallopeptidase, translating to MLTCTDIAAHESAMLNLIARLVHLESPSTDKVLLDVCADELADLFARIGTVERIANPAGGDHLRVTVTDVADPSLPPALVLCHYDTVWPAGTISQRPFTLTDDRAFGPGVYDMKASIAMVYTALGGFGHPAPRLRRPVIVLLTSDEEIGSPTSRKLIEATAQQSAHVLVIEPPTEPDGALKTARKGGGAFRVVITGRAAHAGVEPEKGISALTELAHQILAVNALANPALGTTVNVGVAGGGTRPNVVPAEAWMEVDVRVWTQAEAERIEAGMAALKPITPGTQVKVSGSVRRPPMERTPASIALFTRAQELGAALGLDIREGSTGGGSDGNFTAALGVPTLDGLGCPGAGAHADHEQINRRGLIERTALLCALLEEV from the coding sequence ATGCTTACCTGCACCGATATTGCAGCCCACGAGTCGGCCATGCTCAACCTCATCGCCCGTCTCGTCCACCTCGAATCACCGAGTACCGATAAAGTCCTCCTCGATGTATGCGCCGACGAACTGGCCGATCTCTTCGCCCGCATTGGCACCGTTGAGCGCATTGCCAACCCTGCCGGCGGTGACCATCTACGTGTAACCGTGACCGATGTTGCCGATCCATCGTTACCACCGGCGCTGGTGCTCTGTCATTACGATACCGTTTGGCCGGCGGGAACGATCAGCCAACGACCTTTTACCCTCACCGATGATCGCGCGTTCGGACCGGGGGTATACGATATGAAAGCGAGTATCGCGATGGTCTATACCGCGCTCGGTGGGTTTGGTCACCCTGCACCACGTTTACGCCGACCGGTTATCGTGCTGTTGACCTCTGATGAAGAGATCGGCAGTCCCACTTCACGCAAACTGATCGAAGCAACTGCCCAACAGTCAGCCCACGTCCTGGTGATCGAACCACCAACCGAACCGGATGGTGCACTGAAGACGGCGCGCAAAGGTGGTGGTGCCTTCCGGGTTGTGATTACCGGTCGTGCCGCTCACGCCGGCGTCGAACCGGAAAAGGGAATTAGCGCCTTGACCGAACTAGCGCACCAGATTCTGGCGGTCAATGCGTTGGCCAATCCGGCGCTTGGCACGACGGTGAATGTTGGCGTGGCCGGTGGCGGTACCCGCCCCAACGTTGTCCCTGCCGAAGCGTGGATGGAGGTTGATGTACGAGTGTGGACACAAGCCGAAGCGGAGCGGATCGAGGCAGGTATGGCGGCACTCAAGCCGATAACACCGGGAACACAGGTGAAGGTAAGTGGGAGTGTCCGCCGACCACCGATGGAACGCACGCCGGCGAGTATTGCGCTCTTTACCCGTGCGCAAGAACTCGGTGCAGCGTTAGGGTTAGATATCCGCGAAGGCAGCACCGGCGGCGGCAGCGACGGAAATTTCACGGCTGCGCTCGGCGTTCCCACCCTCGACGGGTTGGGGTGCCCCGGCGCCGGTGCGCATGCCGACCACGAGCAGATCAACCGACGTGGACTGATCGAACGCACTGCGTTGTTGTGTGCGTTGTTGGAAGAAGTCTAG